One part of the Sorangiineae bacterium MSr11954 genome encodes these proteins:
- a CDS encoding LytTR family DNA-binding domain-containing protein, whose translation MRSGRRSESDEWSAARDGRPASPDERLRAVVVDDEPLARARLCRLLARTPDIDVIAECGDGRSAVATVSDTRPELLFLDVEMPELDGFEVLATIGTDAVPALIFVTAFDHYAVRAFDAHAVDYLIKPFDAARLDRALTRARKRLTGESIALQLTSLLAAVRPSRGRLAIPVGDKMVFVDWADIDYLEAEGNYVAIHVHNAAHLVRDTLSNMEARLDPAAFVRIHRSRIVRIDRVRAIEPLFHGEYRLTLHSGAQITSARGYRDALRAALGI comes from the coding sequence ATGCGTTCGGGCCGGCGGAGCGAGAGTGACGAATGGAGCGCCGCGCGGGATGGGCGCCCTGCATCCCCGGACGAACGGCTACGCGCGGTGGTGGTGGACGACGAGCCACTGGCGCGCGCGCGCCTTTGCCGTTTGCTCGCGCGCACCCCGGACATCGACGTCATCGCCGAGTGCGGCGACGGCCGCTCCGCCGTGGCCACCGTCTCCGATACGCGTCCGGAGCTCCTCTTCCTCGACGTGGAAATGCCGGAGCTCGACGGCTTCGAGGTGCTCGCCACCATCGGCACCGACGCGGTCCCCGCCCTCATCTTCGTCACCGCCTTCGACCATTACGCCGTCCGCGCCTTCGACGCCCACGCCGTGGACTACCTCATCAAACCCTTCGACGCCGCCCGCCTCGACCGCGCCCTCACACGCGCCCGAAAGCGCCTCACCGGCGAATCCATCGCGCTGCAGCTCACCTCCCTCCTCGCCGCCGTTCGACCTTCCCGCGGCCGCCTCGCCATCCCCGTAGGCGACAAAATGGTATTCGTCGATTGGGCCGATATCGACTACCTCGAGGCCGAAGGCAACTACGTCGCCATTCACGTGCACAACGCCGCCCACCTCGTTCGCGACACCCTGTCGAACATGGAAGCACGCCTCGATCCGGCCGCCTTCGTACGCATCCACCGCTCGCGCATCGTCCGCATCGACCGCGTCCGCGCCATCGAGCCGCTCTTCCATGGCGAATACCGTCTCACGTTGCACAGCGGCGCCCAGATCACCTCCGCGCGCGGCTACCGCGATGCGCTTCGTGCGGCGTTGGGGATTTAG
- a CDS encoding L-rhamnose mutarotase, translated as MQTVALHTRLRPGKEAEYDRIHAEIPSDLDAALRDAGVHAWRIWRSGRDLFHLVECEDFARMRAHLQTHPANVPWQARMAELLEISDDYSGAKPQVHLVWALPPRT; from the coding sequence ATGCAAACCGTTGCCCTGCACACCCGACTCCGCCCCGGCAAAGAGGCGGAGTACGATCGAATTCACGCTGAAATCCCGTCCGATCTGGACGCTGCGCTGCGCGATGCCGGCGTGCATGCGTGGCGGATCTGGCGCAGCGGTCGCGATCTTTTTCACCTCGTCGAGTGCGAGGACTTCGCGCGGATGCGCGCCCACCTGCAAACGCATCCCGCCAATGTTCCGTGGCAGGCGCGGATGGCCGAGTTGCTCGAAATATCCGATGACTACTCGGGCGCGAAGCCTCAGGTTCACTTGGTGTGGGCGCTGCCGCCGCGCACATGA